The window AATTTCTTTGATCTATGAACCATCACTTAATATACATTTGTGATATTTGTGAATTCAATAAGTTAAAATCGAAACGCGTGTTGATTGTAGTCGTGCAACTGCTATCGCGGTCGGTGCTCACCCCCGGTCAGTCCCTCACCGAGTGCGTCCGAATCACCCTATTCGATCCCCTACAACAGTGTCAACGCCACCGCGAGTCCGACCCTGCCGGAGTGAGGTCGTATCCCGAGTCGGCTGATTCGAACGGGCCGAATCGGCGAACCGATATCGGTTTTCGAAAACGGGTACTCGGACAGTGACGAACCGTCGAACCTATCGACAGTTGTTGCTGGTTCGATGGTCGCGCCGCGACAAACTCACCATCGCCATCATCGCCGTGACAAGCGGTTTTCTCGTCGGAGCGACGTTGCTGTTGCTCGCCACGAGCACCCAAACCGCAGGGGTGGCGGCCCAGTTTACCAACTCGATGTCGGTGTCGCACTACGACACCAACCCCGCCGCCGAGCGCGCAGCGTCGCAGTCGGACATCGTCCTCCCGACCGCTACCGTGTCGCAGAACGGAACGAACAGTCGGGTCGTCGGCGTGCCCACCTCAGCGCCGACGGTGCTCTCGGAGCTTTCCGTCTCGTGGAAAACGGCGCGGATTCCACCGCCGCCGGAGGACGGTACCCTGAAAGGCTCCGTCGCGAAGCCGGGCGTTCGCCGGTTCCACAGCGCATCGCAGGACACGCGTCACCGGGTGGTTCCGTACACGAATTCCGATTCGATTTTCCCTCACTCGTGGTACGTTTCGACCCCATCGACGGTTCGCTCGTTGGGTGCCGACGGTGCGTTCGTCGTCCAAGTCGATGGAGGAAATGGTCTCCGTGACGCTCGAACGGGAACGATGAGTCCGTCGCTTTTCCTCTACTTCTTGGCAGGCGTTCAGGAAATCGTCCGCGTCCTGTCGATGGTAACTATCGGGGCATCGGTTCTCATCCTCATCGTCCTCTACAACGTGACGAAGATGAGCGTGCGAAATCGAATGGAGACGATTCGGATTATCCGTTCGACGGGCGGAACGCCGCGCCAGATCCTTGCTTTATTCGGGATTCGAGCAGGACTCATCGCCCTTGCAGGCGTCCTGCTCGGCTATGCGGCCGGTGTCATCGTGACGCGGTTTCTGGTCAACGCGGTCATCTACAGCGGCGTGCGGATTTCGCTGAACCCGACGGTGACGAGCGAGAGCGTCCGCCTTTTGGTTCCGATACTCGCGGGATTCGTAGCAATCGGCGGGGTCGCGGGCGTGGCGGCCGCGTGGCCGACGGTGAGAGTTCCGCCGGGGAATCTAACGACCGTCGAGAGCAAAACGGAGCGAGCGTCGGCAAGTACTACTCGCGTCGGTCGTATCCGCGCCGTGTTGACGACCGAACTCCTGAACTGGCGTTCCATCGTTCCCGCGACCACGACGCTCACCATCTTCGCCCTCGTCATCCTCCTTTCCGGTTCGTTGCTCGGTGCAGTCGCACCGTTGGCGAGCACGTCCAGCGGAACCGTCTCCGAACCCGAAGCATCGTATCCGATGGCGAGTCGCATCGACGCACAGTACGCGTCCGTGCTCCGTTCGCAAGGGCTGACCGCGAGTCCGGAGATACTCGTCGTGCAGGTTCGAAACGGTCAACCGTTTCTCGCACGAGGGGCGGAGTATCGGTCGTTTGCAGCCGTCTCCGACGCGTCGCTGGTTCGGGGCCGACAACCGAAGACGAAGTACGAGGCGGTCATCGGCCGCGACCTTGCGGCGACACTCGACCTTTCGGTCGGCGATTCGATCACGGTCGGCGGCGCGACGACACCCTCGATGACGCGGGTTTCGATAGTCGGCATG of the Haladaptatus cibarius D43 genome contains:
- a CDS encoding ABC transporter permease, with the protein product MTNRRTYRQLLLVRWSRRDKLTIAIIAVTSGFLVGATLLLLATSTQTAGVAAQFTNSMSVSHYDTNPAAERAASQSDIVLPTATVSQNGTNSRVVGVPTSAPTVLSELSVSWKTARIPPPPEDGTLKGSVAKPGVRRFHSASQDTRHRVVPYTNSDSIFPHSWYVSTPSTVRSLGADGAFVVQVDGGNGLRDARTGTMSPSLFLYFLAGVQEIVRVLSMVTIGASVLILIVLYNVTKMSVRNRMETIRIIRSTGGTPRQILALFGIRAGLIALAGVLLGYAAGVIVTRFLVNAVIYSGVRISLNPTVTSESVRLLVPILAGFVAIGGVAGVAAAWPTVRVPPGNLTTVESKTERASASTTRVGRIRAVLTTELLNWRSIVPATTTLTIFALVILLSGSLLGAVAPLASTSSGTVSEPEASYPMASRIDAQYASVLRSQGLTASPEILVVQVRNGQPFLARGAEYRSFAAVSDASLVRGRQPKTKYEAVIGRDLAATLDLSVGDSITVGGATTPSMTRVSIVGMYRAPGILDDQLVVPLSTAHDISTKPGTVQFIRTAGGQPNFSESGSASPGGIAVTGLTLPSTATTQQPVPVELDVRNFEDAEQTRRLTVRVGNTSESRVLTLKPNQQRRVTIPVSVNRPGTHILRVGSRARRLTVYRQPPLSLAGVPEAAPSDARMAVPVTDTDGRAVSGVTVRLGDQMTRTNERGIALVRVPSNPGTYSLTAEKGERNNTTELTVATDASRQLTGRVEVRPKSASVYARPTADVTVLNPWEREITRRISVVTPAQTKTRTVTVPATNVSTFEVRIGNESRNERVAPGKYTVRLTSDGNTLDSASYTVRGDERVYSVLAQNGEYSEGTGLGQAVQSVLGNLQLLLVVMTFLAGLATVGSTTATFAQAVHARRRAIRIRRSTGATRWQVLRLVLVDVCRISIPATLGALGAAIAVIYLLEATDLLILFGIQLSVSPSPFVFALTGASAFVLASVSAIVATIPFLTRSPAPD